AAATGCTACGTCCGTAATTTCGTAATTCATAATTCGTAATTTCCTCACCTTTTCTACGTAATTTTGCAACCTTAAAACACGATTGTATGAAAATCGAGCAAATTTACACCGGCTGCATTGCGCAGGCCGCCTATTATCTGGAAAGCAACGGAGAGGCTGCCATATTCGACCCGCTCCGGGAAGTGCAGCCATACATAGACAAAGCCAAAAAGGATGAAGCGCAGATCAAATACATTTTTGAGACGCATTTTCATGCCGATTTCGTTTCGGGACATCTGGACCTCGCCAGGAAAACGAATGCTCAAATCGTTTATGGCCCTACGGCATCCCCGAAATTTGATGCCATCATTGCCAGTGACAACCAGGAATTCAAAATAGGGAATTGCACTGTCAAAACGATCCATACGCCAGGACACACTCTGGAAAGCACCTGCTACCTCCTGATTGATGAAAATGATATCCCGCAAGGCATCATTACCGGCGATACCTTATTTATAGGTGATGTAGGGCGTCCGGACCTGGCACAGGAAATGGCTTCAGACCTGACGCAGGAAAAACTCGCATCTGAATTGTTTGATTCGCTTCGCAATAAAATCATGGTTTTGCCTGATGAACTGACGGTTTACCCTAGCCATGGCGCAGGAAGTGCCTGCGGAAAAAACATGAGCAAGGAGACCACCGATAGCCTGGGCAACCAGAAAAAAACCAATTATGCTTTGCGCGCCGATATGACCCGCGAGGAATTCATCACTGAATTATTGGACGGTTTAGGCCTTCCTCCTGCTTATTTCCCCCAGAACGTTGCGATGAATATTGAAGGTTATGAAAGCCTCGATAATATTATAGGTAAAAGCTTAAAAAAACTCGATCCGCAGGCTTTTAAATCGATCGCCGGAGAAACTGATGCCATTGTACTGGATGTGCGCAATGAGAATGACTTCGTAAAATCGCATATCCCGGGATCTGTATTTATAGGTATTGATGGGAATTTTGCGCCATGGGTGGGCGCTTTGGTAATGAATGTCAATCAGCCACTATTAATAGTAACGCCGGAAGGCCGCGAGCAGGAAACCATTACACGGCTATCGCGTGTCGGGTTCGACCATGTCCTGGGATACCTTGAAGGCGGGATTGAAGCCTGGGCTTCGGCAGGATTTGAAACCGATTCTATGGAATCCATCAGCCCTGAAGAATTTGCAGGTCGCTTTGCTGCAGAAAACACCATCGTTGATGCCAGGAAACCGGGTGAATACAGTGCCGAACATATTCCCGGCGCTTTGAACATCGCCCTGGATTCCGTAAATAATGAGATTAACAATATTCCAAAGGAGGCGTTTTACCTGCATTGCGCAGGTGGATACCGCTCGGTGATTATGGGATCGATATTGAAATCAAGGGGCATCCACAATTTCATCAATGTAGAGAAAGGCATCAGCGGGATCCGCAAAACCGATATCCGTTTGTCAAACTTCGTATGCCCTTCGGAAACAAAACAATAAAGGCCGAAAACCATAAATTTTACTAAAAAAAACACCAGTAAACTTAAAAATAAATACTTTTGCACTCTAAAATTAAAATCCAACAAATGAAAAAAGTCCTTTTGATATTACTTGCTTCGATGGCGGCAGTATCGTGTAAAAAAGCAGGTGAGAATGAATTCATAATTACAGCCGACGCTAAAGGTGTAGCGGACGGCACTGAAGTTTTCCTGGTAAAACAAGACTCTACCGGAAGGATTGTCAATGTGGATACCGCAAAAGTGCAGGGCGGTAAATTTGAATTTGAAGGCAAAGTGACAGAGCCGACACAGCATTACATCAAAATGCAGGAAAAAGGAAAAACAGAACAGCAAAGCAAATATGCCAATCAGGGCTTTACTTTAATCCTGGAACAAGGCGATATCAATGTTCAGGTTGACAAAGATACCTTACAGAAAAGTAAAGTTACGGGAACACTCAGCAATGACAGTTTTGCAGAGTACCTTGAATTGCCTGTATTGAAGAAAGTAAAAGCTTACGAACAGGCAAATCAGAAAAAATATACCGCAGCAATGCAGAAAAATGATACCGCCACTATGGGGGAAATCATCAGGAAATATAAGCCTTTGTCAGAGGCAGTGAAAAAAGAATCCCTGAAATTCATCGAAAAAAATCCAAAATCTTACTATTCCTTATTGTTCCTTAGCCAAAACTTAAGGGAAAAGGATGCTGACCTGAACAAACTACAAAAGGATTTTGACAATCTTGACCCTTCCCTGAAGAAGACCTATATCGGTAAAAAAGTGAAGGAAATGATTCCTCAGATCAAGCAATTCCAGGAAGCCAATGCAAAATCAGGCCCGGCTGTAGGGACTGCGGCGCCTGAATTCAGCGCACCAACCCCTGATGGCAAAACCCTTTCACTGAAACAGGCTATGGGAAAAGTGACCTTGGTTGATTTCTGGGCTTCATGGTGTGGACCATGCAGGAAAGAAAGCCCGAATGTAGTAGCGCTTTACAATGAATTTCATGCAAAAGGGCTTAATATCATCAGTGTATCACTGGACCAGGATGCCGCCAAATGGAAAGAAGCTATTGCTGCCGATAAACTGGCATGGGCACACGTTTCGAACCTAAAGCAATGGAAGGAACCTATTGCAATGCAGTATAATGTAAAAAGCATCCCCGCTACCTTCCTGTTGGATTCACGCGGGATAATCGTTGCTAAAGATTTGCAGGGTGAAGCCTTAAAGGAAAAAGTGGCATCACTTTTGAAATAATAAAATTAATGCTGTAATCATGAAAAAAGTAACATTCCTTGTTTTAATGGCCATCGGACTGGTTTCATTTACGGTTCTTGATGCTGATTTTACGATTACGGGAACTGCTGCCGGAATCGAAAACGGCAAGAAAATATACCTGCAGAAACAGGATGAGAAAAAGGCCGGTAGCTTCATCAATGTGGACTCGGCTAAAGTGGAAAACGGAAAATTCGTTTTCAAAGGAAAGACCGTCGAGCCTTCCATCCATTTTTTACAGGTTGATAAGAACGAAGGAAAAGTAGTTTTCATCCTTGAAGGCGGAAAAATCAATTTTACGATATACAAGGACAGTATAGGCAAAAGTAAGATTGGCGGGACACGCAGCAATGATGACCTGCAGGTGTTCAATGCTGCTGCAATGAAAATCCAGGACAAAATGATGAAGTACCAGGAAGCCAATAATACCAAATGGGCTGAAGCCAATAAAGCCAAGGATACCCTGGTGATGAACAAACTGATGGCTGACGTAAAGGTATACCAGGACCAGATGGTGGCACTCTCTTCAGAATTTCCGGAGAAAAACCCGAAGTCTTTCCTATCGGTACTTTTCATAGACAACATGTTTAACAATCCTGAAGTGGATATCCAGAAAATCCGCAAAGCGTTCGACAACCTGGATCCCCCGTTGAAAAACACCAAAACAGGCAAACTTATACAATCGAAAATTTCCAACTTTAAAGCACTTGCTGTCGGCAATGAAGCGCCTGATTTTTCAGGACCAGGCCCGGAAGGGCAAACCGTTTCGCTGAAAAAATCATTGGGCAAAGTGACGATCATCGACTTCTGGGCTTCATGGTGCGGACCCTGCAGAAAGGAAAACCCGAATGTCGTGGCTTTATACAAGGATTACCATGCAAAAGGACTCAACATCGTCAGTGTGTCTCTGGATAAGGATGCTGTGAAATGGAAAGAAGCCATTGCAAAAGACGGGCTGGACTGGATACACCTTTCGAACCTGCAATTCTGGGAAGAACCCATTGCCGTGATGTACAACATCAAGAGCATTCCCGCTACCTACATATTGGATGAAAAGGGAATGATTATTGGTAAAGATTTGCGTGGAGCAGAATTAAGGGCGAAAATTGCTTCAGTTTTAGACAAATAATAATAGATTTAGATATCGATAAAAGGCTTCACGAAATTGAAGCCTTTTTTATTGGCTTAAAATCCAAAAGATTAGAAATAATCCCGAAATATCTGGCATTTAAGTTTGCAAACACCAAAAGTGTTTTTATATTTGCAACCGTCTTACGACACGGGGAGATACTCAAGCGGCCAACGAGGGCAGACTGTAAATCTGCTGTGAGAACTTCGCAGGTTCGAATCCTGCTCTCCCCACACAATATTTTAAATAATAAAAAACCACAAGCTCGCTTGATGGTTTTTTTGTTTTAAAATATTGCGTAAGGGTCCTACCCTTACGGATCATGTAATAATCCTGCTTTCCCCACAAACCAAAATCAGGTAACCTAAAGGGAAATGTATTGTAAATTCCACAAGCCATTGCAATAGGCTTTTTTGTTTCGTTGAATCAGGAACTAAAAAATCACCCTTTTACATCGTAAAGATTTTGTAACGTTTTTTACACTATTTTAGTCGCATATTTAAACTCAAATAATGAAACGCATTATTACTTTTTTATTCCTCGCTTTATCATTTACAGCTTTTTCGCAACAGGCAGATTATGCCCCGAAGCAGTTCATTGCCGACATAAAACTTCCTGCGGGAAAAGATGCGGTAACGTATTTCTTAACCCATGCTGCTTTGTCCAGGCTCAACGATTCATTGAAGCTCGAGTCGGTCCGGGTTATTGGCAATAAGAAAACAAACAGCACGCTATTGCTTAAGTTTAAAGACGAAATAAACGTACTGCCTGCAATTACTGCTTACAGCAAAACAGGGCTTTTCGAATATGTAGAACCTGATTTTATTGGCCACGGGCATGGAATCAAACAAACTACGCCCAATGACCTCTATTTTTCAAGCCGTCAATGGTCGCATGTGAACAATGGTACTTTTGACCTTTCAGCTGTAGCCGATGCTGATATTGATACTGACATGGCCTGGGACATCACACAAGGCGATCCCAACCTGATCGTGGCAGTCCTGGATACCGGCCTAAGGCTGACCCATCCGGAATTTGCCGGGCGGATTGTAGATGGATGGGATTTTGTAAATAATGATAATAATCCTACTGATGATTACGGGCATGGCACAAATGTAACCGGGATTGCATTGGCAACCGGCAATAATGCGGTCGGGTATGCAGGGGTCAACTGGAATTCGAAAATCATGAGTTGTAAGATACTTGACCAAAATAACATCGGCTATTACAGTAACTGGGCAGATGCGATTTACTATGCCGTAGACCATGGCGCTAAAGTTATCAACCTGTCCGCGGGAGGAGACGGCTCGTCAACAACCTTGCTTAATGCTGCCAACTATGCTTATAACAACAATGTCAGCCTTGTCGTATCAACGGGTAACCAAAATGGCACCATACAATATCCTGCAAAATACAACAGCACGATTGCGGTTGGGGCTACCGACTCGAACGATGTACGCAGCAACCCGTTTTTCTGGAGTGCCACCAGCGGCAGTAACTTCGGTCCTGAAATTGACGTGGTAGCTCCGGGAAATTTCATCTATGGTCTGGATTATGCCTCCGATACGCAATACGGATACTATTGGGGTGGTACATCCCAGGCGGCTCCGCATGTGGCCGGAGTAATATCGCTGATGCTTTCCGTCAATCCTGATATTACCGTGAATGAAATCCGGCAGATTTTAATGCAATCAAGTGAAGACCAGGTCGGGGATGTACTCCATGATACCCCCGGATGGGACGAATATTATGGCCACGGCCGATTGAATGCATACAACGCACTTATAAGTCCGCTCTTATCCGGTTCAGAATATATAGCTGAATCTAAAAACATACAGGTATACCCGAATCCAGTCACCTCAGGTAGTTTTGAAATCGGCGGGTTTTCTCCCGAATCGCATTATGATATCAGGCTGCTTACCCTGGATGGCAAAACAATAAAGACTGTAAAATGTACAGGCGCAACAAAAGCCTCAATCGAATGCACCGCTTTATCTCCGGGAACCTACCTTGCCGTTGTAAGCAATACGGCCCGCAAACATACATTCGTAAAAAAGGTAATCAGGAAATAACAGCCAGCGCCTAATTGTCAATCTTCAAAATACTCTTCCTTAAACCCAATCAAATACAACTTGTCTTTTGCCCTTGTCATCGCCGTATAAAGCCAGCGGACATAATCGCGGTTCGGGCCGTCGGGCAGGTATGGCTGCTCGATAAAAACGGTACTCCATTGCCCACCCTGTGATTTGTGGCAGGTGATGGCGTAAGAGAATTTTACCTGCAATGCATTGAAATATTCATTTTCCTTTACTTTGATGAGTTTGCGGAACTGCGCCTTCTCATCTTCATAATCTGCCATCACTTCCTGGTAAAGGCGGTTGGATTCTTCGTAAGTAAGCGATGGCGATTCACTGTGGATCGTGTCCAGCAGTAGCACAGTATCAATCGGGAGCTGGTCAGGATAATCAATCATACGGATGCGTACTTTGGCGAATTTGAAGCCGTAGAGGTCCTTGAAGCCATAAATCTGCAACACTTCCACAATATCTCCATTGGCAATGAAGCCTGCGGCATCAGTGTCCTTAAGCCAGAAATAATTGTTCTTGACGACCATCAGCAAATCGCCTGCCGAGAGGTCGCTTTCCTTATCCAGGATCCTGGTGCGGATTTGCTGATTGTATTGGTTCGCGCGCTTATTTGAACGTACTATAAAAGCGGTGTCCTCGATGCCGATATTGCCGTACGCGGAGTGGATCGCATCCTGGATATCATCGCCATTATTAAGGCGTACAATGTCTTTAAAACCATCAAGGCTGAAATGGAAATCCTCAAAGAAATCTTCCTGCAGCATGTCGCGCAATACCGTGGCGTTGTAAAGTATTCCGGAATTTTCCTCCTGGCGCATGACTTCATCAAGCTCGATATGGAAAATTTCCTTGTAATAATTTGCCGCAAGGCTGTCGGTATCAAGTGCCGGTGAGATTTCGAGATTTACGGGCGGCAACTGCGCCGTATCGCCCAATAAGATCATCTTGCAGCCGCTGCCGGAATAGATATATGAAATCAGGTCATCGAGCAGCGAACCGTTCTGATACATCTTGCTGTCGGAAGCGGAATCAGAGATCATCGAAGCCTCATCGACGATGAAAATGGTATTCTTATGTTTGTTGGGCTGAAGCGTAAAGGATACACCTCCGGCTTGTTTCTTAGGGAAATAAATCTTTTTGTGGATGGTTAAAGCCTGCTTGCGCGAATAATTTGCGATGACTTTTGCGGCGCGGCCGGTGGGTGCCAGCAGCACATACTTCTTCCCTATTTCGGGCAGGTTGTTTACGATGGCGGAAATCACAGTGGTTTTGCCGGTACCGGCGTAGCCTTTGAGGACAAAGATTTCGTCAGGGTTCCTATTGGTCACGAATTCTGATACCTGCTGAAAGAAAATATCCTGCTTGAATGTAGGCTGGAACGGAAAATTTCGGGAAAGGACGGAGTAGAATTCGCGTGCGGTCATAGGCGCAAAGGTAAGGGAATAGTCCGGAAGACTGGAAGTCCGGAAGACCGAAAGTTTTACAAACTTGCTTAAAAATTTACATTTAAAAAATGAATCTATTAGCGCGCCATTCTTTCGGACTTCCGGACTTCGACTTTACCAACTTCTA
This genomic stretch from Flavobacterium pallidum harbors:
- a CDS encoding MBL fold metallo-hydrolase is translated as MKIEQIYTGCIAQAAYYLESNGEAAIFDPLREVQPYIDKAKKDEAQIKYIFETHFHADFVSGHLDLARKTNAQIVYGPTASPKFDAIIASDNQEFKIGNCTVKTIHTPGHTLESTCYLLIDENDIPQGIITGDTLFIGDVGRPDLAQEMASDLTQEKLASELFDSLRNKIMVLPDELTVYPSHGAGSACGKNMSKETTDSLGNQKKTNYALRADMTREEFITELLDGLGLPPAYFPQNVAMNIEGYESLDNIIGKSLKKLDPQAFKSIAGETDAIVLDVRNENDFVKSHIPGSVFIGIDGNFAPWVGALVMNVNQPLLIVTPEGREQETITRLSRVGFDHVLGYLEGGIEAWASAGFETDSMESISPEEFAGRFAAENTIVDARKPGEYSAEHIPGALNIALDSVNNEINNIPKEAFYLHCAGGYRSVIMGSILKSRGIHNFINVEKGISGIRKTDIRLSNFVCPSETKQ
- a CDS encoding TlpA disulfide reductase family protein, with translation MKKVLLILLASMAAVSCKKAGENEFIITADAKGVADGTEVFLVKQDSTGRIVNVDTAKVQGGKFEFEGKVTEPTQHYIKMQEKGKTEQQSKYANQGFTLILEQGDINVQVDKDTLQKSKVTGTLSNDSFAEYLELPVLKKVKAYEQANQKKYTAAMQKNDTATMGEIIRKYKPLSEAVKKESLKFIEKNPKSYYSLLFLSQNLREKDADLNKLQKDFDNLDPSLKKTYIGKKVKEMIPQIKQFQEANAKSGPAVGTAAPEFSAPTPDGKTLSLKQAMGKVTLVDFWASWCGPCRKESPNVVALYNEFHAKGLNIISVSLDQDAAKWKEAIAADKLAWAHVSNLKQWKEPIAMQYNVKSIPATFLLDSRGIIVAKDLQGEALKEKVASLLK
- a CDS encoding TlpA disulfide reductase family protein is translated as MKKVTFLVLMAIGLVSFTVLDADFTITGTAAGIENGKKIYLQKQDEKKAGSFINVDSAKVENGKFVFKGKTVEPSIHFLQVDKNEGKVVFILEGGKINFTIYKDSIGKSKIGGTRSNDDLQVFNAAAMKIQDKMMKYQEANNTKWAEANKAKDTLVMNKLMADVKVYQDQMVALSSEFPEKNPKSFLSVLFIDNMFNNPEVDIQKIRKAFDNLDPPLKNTKTGKLIQSKISNFKALAVGNEAPDFSGPGPEGQTVSLKKSLGKVTIIDFWASWCGPCRKENPNVVALYKDYHAKGLNIVSVSLDKDAVKWKEAIAKDGLDWIHLSNLQFWEEPIAVMYNIKSIPATYILDEKGMIIGKDLRGAELRAKIASVLDK
- a CDS encoding S8 family peptidase; the protein is MKRIITFLFLALSFTAFSQQADYAPKQFIADIKLPAGKDAVTYFLTHAALSRLNDSLKLESVRVIGNKKTNSTLLLKFKDEINVLPAITAYSKTGLFEYVEPDFIGHGHGIKQTTPNDLYFSSRQWSHVNNGTFDLSAVADADIDTDMAWDITQGDPNLIVAVLDTGLRLTHPEFAGRIVDGWDFVNNDNNPTDDYGHGTNVTGIALATGNNAVGYAGVNWNSKIMSCKILDQNNIGYYSNWADAIYYAVDHGAKVINLSAGGDGSSTTLLNAANYAYNNNVSLVVSTGNQNGTIQYPAKYNSTIAVGATDSNDVRSNPFFWSATSGSNFGPEIDVVAPGNFIYGLDYASDTQYGYYWGGTSQAAPHVAGVISLMLSVNPDITVNEIRQILMQSSEDQVGDVLHDTPGWDEYYGHGRLNAYNALISPLLSGSEYIAESKNIQVYPNPVTSGSFEIGGFSPESHYDIRLLTLDGKTIKTVKCTGATKASIECTALSPGTYLAVVSNTARKHTFVKKVIRK
- a CDS encoding ATP-dependent DNA helicase → MTAREFYSVLSRNFPFQPTFKQDIFFQQVSEFVTNRNPDEIFVLKGYAGTGKTTVISAIVNNLPEIGKKYVLLAPTGRAAKVIANYSRKQALTIHKKIYFPKKQAGGVSFTLQPNKHKNTIFIVDEASMISDSASDSKMYQNGSLLDDLISYIYSGSGCKMILLGDTAQLPPVNLEISPALDTDSLAANYYKEIFHIELDEVMRQEENSGILYNATVLRDMLQEDFFEDFHFSLDGFKDIVRLNNGDDIQDAIHSAYGNIGIEDTAFIVRSNKRANQYNQQIRTRILDKESDLSAGDLLMVVKNNYFWLKDTDAAGFIANGDIVEVLQIYGFKDLYGFKFAKVRIRMIDYPDQLPIDTVLLLDTIHSESPSLTYEESNRLYQEVMADYEDEKAQFRKLIKVKENEYFNALQVKFSYAITCHKSQGGQWSTVFIEQPYLPDGPNRDYVRWLYTAMTRAKDKLYLIGFKEEYFED